Proteins from one Halovivax limisalsi genomic window:
- a CDS encoding class I SAM-dependent methyltransferase, whose protein sequence is MATDASAASEPTGDALGRAMWDYQHDRYGALRYRDGSSAMDGRVEANYFAPRSEWADRRIDQLSTLAEAGGPILDVGCGTGQHVRWFQDRDAEAIGIDVSPRAVATARATGARQVLVGDMFDLPFPADRFRAINCSGTQLGLGGSLAGISSLLDEFARVTTDDAVALVDNYDPRGLDADFFGYRPDPRDGIAHRCFHFEYEPPSDGSSGRAIGASLHFLCCSPDRLREAVGETPWRVARAFEQDDGRFYRALLERTGPDPAP, encoded by the coding sequence GGACTACCAGCACGATCGGTACGGCGCGCTTCGCTACCGCGACGGATCGAGCGCGATGGACGGCCGCGTCGAGGCAAATTACTTCGCGCCCCGCTCGGAGTGGGCCGATCGGCGGATCGACCAGCTGTCGACGCTGGCCGAGGCCGGCGGGCCGATCCTCGACGTCGGCTGCGGGACTGGCCAGCACGTCCGCTGGTTCCAGGACCGGGACGCCGAGGCGATCGGGATCGACGTGAGCCCGCGTGCGGTCGCGACGGCCCGGGCGACGGGAGCCCGCCAAGTACTCGTCGGCGATATGTTCGACCTGCCGTTCCCGGCGGATCGCTTCCGCGCGATCAACTGCTCGGGGACCCAGCTCGGCCTCGGGGGCTCGCTCGCCGGCATTTCGTCGCTCCTCGACGAATTCGCCCGCGTGACGACCGACGACGCCGTCGCCCTCGTCGACAACTACGATCCGCGGGGGCTCGACGCGGACTTCTTCGGCTACCGTCCGGACCCCCGCGACGGCATCGCCCACCGGTGCTTTCACTTCGAGTACGAGCCACCATCCGACGGATCGTCGGGCAGGGCGATCGGCGCCTCGCTTCACTTCCTGTGCTGTTCGCCCGACCGACTCCGCGAGGCGGTCGGCGAGACGCCGTGGCGCGTCGCTCGCGCGTTCGAGCAAGACGACGGGCGCTTCTACCGGGCGCTGCTCGAGCGCACCGGCCCCGACCCGGCACCGTGA
- a CDS encoding poly-gamma-glutamate hydrolase family protein, whose amino-acid sequence MDRPAERTVDRLGDAARCCLRRDVLRSGAAVSSITLLLTMRGDTSAPDGASSAERGSPAASGGDRPDAGLAQRSAGGTGADAAGNPNASAGDGAADQRRGADGDHDADDRASDSTTEGGTEADGGNDRGDEQAGEDDEDGTEDGRENGGDDGGDGESDGPGNDDDGDGEDDGGNDDGGDTGEDGGDGTDDGDDGSGDDGDDGSGDEGTDDPDWRDGAVELSETSLGASGAVDPGSRCVLHPKFLAAHELEVGRQIRVRPDDPGAVADATFTIVESREGDPFDLGLDPSGLDRLDATGGDAAAIDVLAVDPAIESRDGALANAEYAEVLRGTKTQQRLVVLAPHGGHVEPGTDRQAERLAEALDGLAWIAAGYDDSGIAFDRFHVTSTAIHPDSFPTLRSIAKTDFEWGVAFHGFSVDDRVLVGGRCDESVKAGVRDAIDEVLPETAVEIAPPDGPYAGTSPDNVLNRLAPFDRTIQLEQPLSIRREAAGRVVDAVADALADELEGTSIADRRSAF is encoded by the coding sequence ATGGACCGGCCCGCCGAGCGAACCGTCGACCGACTAGGCGACGCCGCCAGGTGCTGCCTCAGGCGAGACGTGCTTCGCTCCGGGGCCGCGGTTTCGTCGATCACGTTGTTGCTGACGATGCGCGGCGATACGTCCGCGCCCGACGGCGCCAGTTCGGCCGAACGCGGGTCCCCGGCCGCGTCGGGCGGCGATCGACCGGACGCCGGTCTGGCCCAACGGAGCGCCGGCGGGACCGGGGCCGACGCAGCAGGTAACCCGAACGCGTCCGCCGGGGACGGCGCTGCCGACCAGAGACGCGGCGCCGACGGGGACCACGACGCGGACGACCGGGCGAGCGACAGCACCACCGAAGGCGGCACCGAAGCAGACGGCGGGAACGATCGGGGCGACGAACAGGCCGGTGAAGACGACGAGGACGGGACCGAAGACGGTCGCGAGAACGGCGGCGATGACGGCGGCGACGGCGAATCGGACGGCCCCGGTAACGACGATGACGGGGACGGCGAGGACGACGGCGGTAACGACGATGGCGGGGATACCGGCGAAGATGGCGGGGACGGGACCGACGACGGTGACGATGGGAGCGGAGATGACGGCGACGACGGCTCGGGCGACGAAGGGACCGACGACCCCGACTGGCGCGACGGCGCCGTCGAACTGTCCGAGACGTCACTCGGTGCGAGCGGGGCGGTCGATCCCGGTTCCCGGTGCGTCCTTCACCCAAAATTTCTCGCCGCGCACGAGCTGGAGGTCGGCCGCCAGATCCGCGTCCGACCCGACGACCCCGGCGCGGTGGCCGACGCGACGTTCACGATCGTCGAGTCTCGCGAGGGGGACCCGTTCGACCTCGGCCTCGACCCGTCCGGCCTGGACCGCCTCGACGCGACGGGCGGTGACGCGGCCGCCATCGACGTGCTGGCGGTCGACCCAGCGATCGAGTCCCGTGACGGCGCACTCGCGAACGCGGAGTACGCCGAGGTGCTCCGGGGGACGAAGACCCAGCAGCGGCTGGTCGTTCTCGCACCCCACGGCGGCCACGTCGAACCCGGGACGGATCGGCAAGCCGAGCGGCTTGCCGAGGCACTCGACGGACTGGCCTGGATCGCCGCCGGCTACGACGATTCCGGCATCGCGTTCGATCGGTTCCACGTCACATCGACGGCGATCCACCCGGACTCGTTCCCGACGCTCCGGTCGATCGCCAAGACGGACTTCGAGTGGGGCGTCGCCTTCCACGGCTTCTCGGTCGACGATCGCGTCCTCGTCGGCGGCCGGTGTGACGAGTCCGTCAAGGCGGGCGTCAGGGACGCGATCGACGAGGTGCTGCCCGAGACGGCGGTCGAGATCGCCCCGCCGGACGGCCCGTACGCCGGCACGTCGCCGGATAACGTGCTCAACCGCCTGGCACCGTTCGACAGGACGATCCAGCTCGAACAGCCCCTCTCGATCCGCCGCGAGGCCGCCGGTCGCGTCGTCGACGCCGTCGCCGACGCCCTCGCGGACGAGCTGGAGGGGACATCGATCGCCGATCGGCGGTCGGCGTTCTGA